The following are encoded in a window of Megalopta genalis isolate 19385.01 chromosome 6, iyMegGena1_principal, whole genome shotgun sequence genomic DNA:
- the LOC143259580 gene encoding putative GPI-anchor transamidase, with the protein MYLKIFMTLCLFNLHYGCEALEDFVKTGHSNNWAVLVDTSRFWFNYRHVANVLSIYRSVKRLGIPDSQIILMIADDMACNPRNPRPATVFNNIKQHINVYGDDVEVDYRGYEVTVENFVRLLTGRLAPETPRSKKLLTDEGSNILIYLTGHGGNGFLKFQDSEEITSQDLGDALEQMWQKRRYHEILFIVDTCQASSMYEKFYSPNILAVASSLVGEDSLSHHLDPAIGVYIIDRYTYYALDFLENVEPSSTKTLAEFLKVCPKHYCLSTVGVRKDLFRRDPEKVPVTDFFGSLRPVELTTSIMNVLPVKTNTTVRPEKKYSYAPQFPDISQFT; encoded by the exons atgtatttaaaaatttttatgACTTTGTGCCTTTTCAATTTACACTATGGCTGTGAG GCACTAGAAGATTTCGTGAAGACCGGTCATTCCAATAATTGGGCAGTATTAGTCGACACCTCACGTTTCTGGTTTAATTACCGTCATGTTGCGAATGTATTATCAATATATCGAAGCGTAAAGCGACTGGGAATACCAGACTCACAAATCATCCTAATGATAGCAGACGACATGGCCTGTAATCCAAGAAATCCTAGACCAGCCACTGTCTTCAATAACATCAAGCAACATATTAATGTTTATGGAGACGATGTAGAAGTAGACTACAGAGGATACGAGGTCACTGTAGAAAATTTTGTTAGATTATTAACTGGAAGATTGGCACCAGAAACACCGAGGTCGAAGAAACTATTAACAGACGAAGGCTCTAACATTTTAATCTATCTCACGGGTCATGGAGGAAATGGATTCTTAAAGTTCCAAGACTCTGAGGAGATTACTAGTCAAGACCTTGGTGATGCACTAGAACAAATGTGGCAGAAGAGAAGATATCATGAAATATTGTTTATTGTTGATACTTGCCAAGCAAGTTCAATGTACGAGAAGTTCTATTCTCCTAACATTTTAGCTGTTGCTTCCAGTTTGGTGGGAGAAGACTCACTCTCT CATCACTTGGATCCAGCCATTGGAGTTTACATTATAGATAGATATACATATTACGCGTTAGATTTCTTAGAGAATGTAGAACCTTCGAGTACCAAGACTTTGGCAGAGTTT CTCAAAGTATGTCCTAAGCATTACTGCTTATCAACCGTAGGTGTAAGGAAAGACTTGTTCAGAAGAGACCCTGAAAAAGTACCAGTCACAGATTTCTTTGGCTCGTTAAGGCCTGTAGAGTTAACTACGTCTATTATGAACGTTTTACCTGTTAAAACGAATACCACTGTTAGACCGGAAAAGAAGTATTCTTATGCTCCACAGTTTCCAGATATATCACAGTTTACATAG